The Pimelobacter simplex genomic sequence TCTTCGGCGTGACCACGGTCTTCCTGGTCCTGGTCAGCCCCGCCTACTGGTTCATCACCGACGCCAGCGACCACGGCGCCGACTGGACCGGTACCTCCGCCCTGGTCATGACCACCCTGCTGTGCGCGATGGTCACCCTCTACCTCGGGTTCCACGCCCAGCGGATGGACGCCCGTCCCGAGGACCGCAAGGACGGCGAGATCGCCGACGGCGCGGGCGAGCTCGGCTTCTTCCCGCCGTACTCGTGGTGGCCGTTCTGGTGCGCGCTCACCCTGGGCCTGATCGTGTTCTCGGTCGCCGTGCTGGCGTGGTGGCTGATGATCATCGGGTTCGTGCTCGGTGCGGTCGCGGTCAGCGGCTGGGTCTTCGAGTACTACCGCGGAAATTACGCTCACTGATTGACTGGGCCGAGCGTGTCTTCGGCGCCCGGGAGGCAGCAAGCTGCCCGAGCGGCGCCTCTCGACACGCTGCCGGCCTGCTGTCGGCGGTGTCACACCCTGGTGTGACACCGCCGACGTGCATCATCACGGGTTTTCGTGGTGGTGCCGGTTACGCTTTCTCGGTGCCCTTCCCCGCCGCTCCCCGTCGCTCGCGCGTGCTGCGCGCCGCGGCCGTCCTCGCGACGGTCGCCGTCCTGGCCGCCGCGTGCGACGGTTCCGGCTTCTCGCCCACGGGCGGCGGTGGGTCCGACGACAAGACGACCGCTGCGGCCGCGACCGAGGCGGTGCTGAGCACCAACGTGGCCGACAAGGCGAGCGGCGTGCCGGTCGACAAGGTGGTCAAGGTCAGCGCCGAGCACGGCAAGATCACCGACGTCGTGGTCCGCTCCAAGGCCGGCAAGGTGAGCGGGCGGTTGGTCGCCGACGGTTCCCGCTGGGTGTCCACGGGCGGGCTCGAGCCGGGCGTGCGCTACCGGGTCCGGGCCACGGCCCAGAACGGCGACGGCAAGCAGGTCGAGAACATCTCCTCGTTCACGACCCAGGCGCTGAGCCTCGACCAGCAGACCTACCCGTCGGTGGCGCCGCTGCAGGGCGAGACGGTCGGCATCGGCATGCCGGTCATCGTCACCTTCGACCTTCCGGTCACCGACAAGGCGAGCTTCGAGCGGCACATGAAGGTCGCCACGACGCCGGTCCAGCAGGGCTCCTGGCGCTGGGTGAGCGACACGGTCGCGCACTGGCGGCCCAAGGCGTACTGGAAGGCCGGCACCAAGGTCAGCGTCGACATCGGCATCAACGGGGTCGCGGCCGGCGGCGGTATCTACGGCCAGGAGGACCGCAAGGTCGACTTCAAGGTCGGTGACGCCCACGTCTACAAGGTCAACGCCGCGACTCACCAGATGAAGGTATTCTCCAACGGCAAGCTGCTGCGCACGCTGCCGATCACGACCGGCAAGCCCGGCTTCACGACCCGCTCGGGCGTCAAGGTGATCATGGAGAAGTTCGCCACCCGGCGGATGAACTCCGAGACCGTCGGCATCCCGCAGGGCTCGGCCGAGGCCTACGACATCAACGACGTGCGCTGGGCGATGCGGCTGACCAACTCCGGTGAGTTCATCCACGCCGCCCCGTGGTCGGTCGGCTCCCAGGGGCGCGCCAACGTCTCGCACGGCTGCACCGGCCTGAGCACCGACAACGCGAGCTGGCTCTACGACATGACCCGGCGCGGCGACGTGGTGACCTACACCGGCACGGACCGGCCGATGGAGCCCGACAACGGCTACGGCGACTGGAACATCCCGTGGAAGGACTACGTCGCGGGATCCGCCCTGCACTGAGCCGGCCGGCCGGGCAGGATGGCGTCGTGCGGATCGCCATCGCCTACGACTGCCTCTACCCCTGGACCCTCGGGGGCGGGGAGCGGCAGTACCGCGCGTTCGCCGAGGAGCTCGCCGCGCGCGGGCACACCGTCACCTACCTGACCCGGCGCCAGTGGGACGGCGCGGCGCCGGACCTCGACGGGGTCCGGGTGCGCGCGGTCGCCGGCCGTGCCGAGCTGTACGACGACGCCGGCGCCCGCCGCCTCGGACCGGCCCTCGGCTACGCCCTGGCGCTGCTGACCCACCTCCTGCGCGCCCGGCACCGGTACGACGTGGTGCTGGTCAGCGCGCTGCCCGCCACCAACGTCCCGGCCGCCCGGCTGGCCCTGGCGCTCACCCGCAGCCGGGCGCTGCTGGTCACCGACTGGCTGGAGGTCTGGCCGCGGGAGCGCTGGCGCGCCTACAGCGGCCCTGTCGTCGGCCGGCTGGCCTGGTGGGTGCAGCGGCTCGCGGCCCGGCTCTCGCCGGTGGCCACCTGCCACTCCGCGCTGAGCGCGCGCCGGCTCGTCGCGAGCGGGCTGCGCTCGACGCCGGTGGTGAGCCCGGGGCTGGTCTTCCCCGGGGACCCCGGGGCGCCGCGGCTCGGCGTACCGGAGGGGGCGGGACCGGGAGCGGTGCCGCAGGTGGTCTACGTCGGCCGGCACATCCCGGACAAGCACGTCGAGGCCCTGCCCGCGGCGCTCGCGCACGCCCGGACCCGGCTGCCGGACCTCACCGCCGCGATCTACGGTGACGGCCCCTCACGCCCGGCGGTGCTGCGCGAGATCGAGCGGTGCGGGCTGTCCGCAGCGGTCAGCGCCCCCGGGTTCGTCGCGCGCGAGGTGCTCGACGCCGCGGTGCGCGGGGCCGCGGTGCTGGTCAACCCCTCGGCGCGCGAGGGCTACGGCCTCGTGGTCGACGAGGCCAACGCCGTCGGGACACCTGTGGTGCTCGTCGACGGTCCCGACAACGCCGCGGTCGAGCGGGTGACCGAGGGCGTCAACGGCCTCGTCGCGGCCTCGACCGACCCGGTCGTGCTGGGCGAGGCGATCGTGGGCGCGGTCGAGGGCGGCGCCGACCTGCGGCGTAGCGCTCACGAGCGCTACACCGAGGCGGCCCGGACCGGCTCGATCGCCGCGACGGTCGACCGGATCCTCGCCGTCGCCACCGGGCTCGGGGCGCCCCGATGAGGGTGGCCGTCGAGCTCGTCTACTTCACCGGCCGCAAGGGCGGCACCGAGACCTACGCGCGCCGGCTGTTCGCAGCGCTCGGGGCGCTGCCTGACTCCGGCGTCGAGCTGGTCGGCATCGCCGGGCGCGAGCTCCGCGCGGCGCCGCCGGACTGGTTCCCCGGCGAGATCGTGCACCTGCCCGTCTCGGGCGAGAGCCGGCCCCAGTGGGCGGCCGGGGTCGCACTGGCCGTCGCCCCGCGGGCCCGGGCGCTGCGGGCCGACCTGCTCCACTGCCCGGCCAACTTCGGACCCGCGCTGCACGTGCTGCCGACCGTGGTGACCGTCCACGACCTGCTGCCGCTGCGCCACCCCGAGTGGGTGCCGGGTGGCCGCGCGGACGCCGTACGGCGGCTCCAGCGGCGCACGATCACCGTGGCCGACCGGGTCATCGCCGACAGCGCGGCGACCGCCGCCGACGTGGTCGCGCTGGGCGGGCGCGTCACGGCCGACGTCGACGTCGTCCCGCTCGGGGCGCCGGAGCCGAGCGGGGTGGCGCCGCCCCCGGTGCCGCGGCCGTTCGTGCTCGCCGGCGGCAACCGGATGCCGCACAAGAACTTCGACCGGCTCATCGAGGCGTGGTCGCTGATCCCGGCGGGGGAGCGGCCGCTGCTGGTCGTCACCGGAAGCCACCGCGAGGACCCCCTCGACGCCGAGGTACGACGCCGCGGCCTGGCCGGCGACGTCGACCTGCGCGGATGGGTCGACGCCGACGAGCTGGCCGGCCTCTACGCCTCAGCCAGCGCGTACGTCTTCCCGACCCGGTTCGAGGGCTTCGGGCTGCCGGTGCTCGAGGCGATGGCCGCCGGCTGCCCGGTGCTCGCCTCCGAGCTCCCGGTGCTCCGCGAGGCCGGCGGCGCGGCGATGGAGACCTTCGACCCCACCTCGGCACCCGCCATCGCGACGGCGGTGCGCCGGCTGGTCGCCGATCCTGCTCGGCAGGAGGCGCTGCGGGCCGCGGGACGGGTCCGGGCGGCGGAGTTCACCTGGCGTCGTACGGCGGAGGCGACGGTGGCCTCCTATCGCCGGACGGTGGCGGCCACGGCGCCCTAGACTCCGGGCGTGGGCTATCACGAGTGGCACGCGCGGCCGGGCTACTACCGCGACGTCGTCCGTCATTTCGAGCCGGGCAGCCGGATCCTCGACATCGGCTGCGGCACCGGCTGGCTCTCGGAGGACTTCCCGGAGTACGTCGGCCTCGACCACACCCCGGCCGCCGTCGACGCGGCCCGGGAGCGGGGTGTCGACGTACGCCTGGCGGACTTGGAGCGGCCGTTGCCGGTCCCGGACGCCTCGTTCGACGGCGTGGTGCTCAAGGACGTCCTGGAGCACCTCCTGGACCCCGTGGGCGTGGTGGCCGAGGCGTTCCGCGTCGTGCGACCCGGGGGACGGGTGTTCGCCTCGTCGCCGGACGCCCAGCGCTGGGCCTGGCACGACTACACCCACCGCCGCCCGTGGACGCGCACCTCGATGCGCCGGATCTTCGCCGACCAGGGCTTCGCGGTCGAGCGGGTGTCGTACGAGAGCGTGGCGCCGGGGACCGGGATCGTCTCCGGCTGGTTCCCGCGCAAGCGGCGCCCGCGGGTGCTCGCGGTGCTGACCTGGCTGCCCGGGTGGCGGCGCAACGTGTGGATCGTGGCGCGCCGGCCGCTCGGCTAGACCCGCTCGCGGTCCACGTCGGCGAGCGCCTGGGCGCGGGCGAGCTGGGCGAGGCGGCGCTCGAGCTCGCGCATCCGCATGCCCTGCACGATCGTGGTGAAGACGAAGACCACGACGAGCACGTAGAGGATCAGGTTCGGGCCCTCACGGACCCCGACCAGGTGGGCCGCGTCGGTGACCAGACCCGGCGCGACGACGCTCGCGGCGGCCCCCGCGGCCACGGCGAAGCCGGCCATCCGGGTGAGTGCCAGCCGGCTGCCGCTGGGCCGCGTGCGCAGCAGCCACACGACGCCGACGAGGATGCTGGCGAGCAGGAAGAGCCGGATGATCATGCGGTCGCTCCCAGGCGCTCGGCGGCGAGGTCGTAGAGGATGTTGAGCGCGTTGAGGTTGGACTGCCCCTTGCCGCGCGAGTAGTCCGAGTAGCGCATCGTCACCGGGTGCTCGCGCCACGACAGCGACGCCGCGACGATCCGGGACTCGATCTCGGAGGCGTGGGCCATCCCGTGCTGGCGCAGGTTCATGCTGGCCGCCGCGTGCCGGTTGAGCACCCGCAGCCCGTTGTGGGTGTCGGTGAGCCGGATCCCGGTGATCGAGCGGGAGAAGCGCAGCGCCGCCGCCATCAGCACCCGCCGGGCCACCGGCTGCCCCTCGGTGCTGCCCAGGTTGCGCGAGCCGAGCACGATGTCGACCTCGCTCTGCACCGCGACCTCGACCATCGCCGCGGCGTCCTCGACGAGGTACTGCCCGTCGGCGTCGAAGGTCACCAGGTGCCGCGCCGTCGTCCGCCCCAGCACGTAGTCGAAGCCCGTCTGCAGCGCCGCGCCCTGCCCCAGGTTGACCGGGTGCCGCAGCACCGTCGCCCCCGCGGCCCGGGCGGCGTCCGCGGAGCCGTCACGCGAGCCGTCGTCCACGCACACGACGTGGGGGAAGACCTCGCGGAGCTCGCTGACGACCGTGCCCACCATCGCGCCCTCGTTGTACGTCGGCACGACGACGACGGTGCGGTCAAAGGCGGTGGGGGTGCTCACGCGGTCGAGAGTAGTGAGCCGGGACCGCCGCCGACATGGGTCGCGGGCAACTGTGACCGACAGTCCTCGCGGCCCTAGCCCGTTCTGACTACGTGAGCGTCCTCACCGTCGTCGGCCCCGGCGAGCGCCTCGCGCAGCCACCCCCGCGCCAGGTACGCCGTGACCAGGCCCAGCCCGATCACCACGACCACGACCGGTGCGGAGATGCTGGCCGTGGTCGCGATCGTGTAGTGCGTCCACCCCCACGAGGCCGTCTTCTGGACCAGCCCGAGCCCCAGCGCGGCCCCGAGCGCGATGGTGCCGAGCTGGTAGCCGAGCACCGGGGTCAGCCAGGCCCGCGCCCGCGCTCCCATCCGGTGCAGCGAGACCATCAGGAGCGGGAAGGCGCAGCAGAGCGCCTCGAGCGGCAGCCGGTAGCCCCAGAAGCCGTTCCCGCCGTGGTACGGGTTCAGGTAGACCTGGACCAGCAGGTAGGCCAGCCCGCCGAGCGCCAGGCCACGGGTCCAGTCGGGCGCGCTCGACCAGCTCCGGACGACCGCCGGCCCGAGCAGCAGGAGCACCGGCGTCCAGACGAGAACGCCGTAGCCGGGGGAGACGAAGACCCCGGCGAGGTCGCCCAGCTGCTCCCACCAGGTCCGGGTGGCGGGCCACGCGGCGAGGTCGCCGGCGGCGTACCCGGTGGTGGGGCTCCAGGAGCCGTAGAACCAGTGCCCCCACAGCGCCAGGAGCCCGATCGCGGGGATGCTGGTCGCGGCGATCTTGAGCGCGATGCCGGGGCGCCGGCGCGCGTACGCGACGACGATGCCGAGCACGGCGACGGTGAGCGCCAGGTGCAGCCGCCCGAGCAGCGCCACGCCGCCGAACATCCCGACCAGCCACCAGCGCTCGCGGTGCGCGGCCCAGGCCATGCCGCCGATGCCGACCGCGGTGACGGTGTGCGGCCACAGGGTGGACCCGATCACCGTCCAGTACGGCGTGGTGAACGCGAGCGCGGCAGCGCCGGCCACCGTGACCGGGAGCGGCACCGAACGGGGGATGCTGCCAGCGAGGAGCAGGAGCGCGATGACGGCCAGCAGGGCTGCCGTCAACGACGCCGGCATGAAGGAGACGCTGTCGTCGTTGCTCCCGCCGGTGAGCACCTTCTGGACGAGGTACGCCGGAACGGCGGCAGCGATCGGTCCGGCGCTGCGCGCGATGACCTCTTCGCCGTTGTCGGCGTTGGTGGTGGTGAAGAGGTCGTCCGTGGTCCAGCGGTCGGGGAGCGCCTCGTCGTCGTGCGGTAGGTCGAGCCACGGGGTCCCGGTCGTGGCGATCTTCCACGACGCGACGTTCGCGGAGACCACGTCGGTGGTCCGCGGGACGTGGAAGGCGGAGAGCCCGAAGATCACTCCAGCGACCAGCATGAGGAGGACGAAGGCTCGGCGACGGCGGTCGGGCATGCGCTGATTGTTCGTCATGTTCCTCGGAGATCGCGGGGGATTGGCCGGAACCGGGACCCTACCGGCCCGAGAACGGCTGTGGCCCCGAGTCCCGCAGGTGCGGGGCTCGGGGCCACAGGAGGTCACTCAGCCGATCAGCTCAGTGGTCCGCAGGACCGTGCCGGTTGGGACCGGCCGCGATCTGCGACTCGAGCTCGTGGAGCTCGTGCTCGGCGTGGTGCTGAGCCTCGTGGAGCTCCTCGGCGGTCGGCTTCTGGACGTTGTCCGCGAAGAACAGCGTCGCGAGCTTGGCCCGCAGCTTGCGCTTGCGCAGGTCCTTGCCGGTGGCGCCGCTGGCCTCGATCTCCTCGACCGTCTCGGGCACGGGGTCGTCGTCGCGCGCGGTGAGGGTGTAGGCCTCGGACTCGGGAAGCGGCAGGTGCTTCTCGGCGTAGGCACCGTCCGCGGAGCGGACCAGGACACCCGACTCGAAGCCGTGGAGCAGCTTGCCCTCGTCGTGACGCTGGAGCGAGATGCACCAGCGGCGCGTGATGATGAAGGCGATCACCGGTCCGATGAAGACCGCGGCCCGCATGAAGTAGGTGATCTGGTTGATGCTCAGGTGCATCTTGATCGCGATGATGTCGTTGCCGCCCGCGGCCCACGAGAGGCCGTAGAAGGTCATCAGCGCGACCATGATCGCCGTACGGGTCGGGGCGTTGCGGGGACGCTGGAGCAGGTGGTGCTCGCGCTTGTCACCGGTGATCCACGACTCGATGAACGGCAGCGCCATCAGGATCATCAGCATCAGCGGAGGCATGACCAGGATCGGGATCATGACGTTCCACGAGACCGTGACGCCCCAGATGTGCGTCTCCCACGCGGGGATGATGCGCAGGAGGCCGTCGGGCCAGCCCATGTACCAGTCCGGCTGCGAGCCCGCGGTGACCTTGGACGGGTCGTACGGTCCGAGCTTCCAGACGTTGTTGATGGAGAACAGGCCGCCCATGAGCGCGGTGACGCCGAAGACGATGAAGAAGAAGCCGCCGGCCTTGGCCGCGTAGACGGGGAGCATCGGGTAGCCCACGACGTTCTGCTCGGTCCGGCCGGGACCAGGCCACTGCGTGTGCTTGTGGTAGACGAGCAGCAGCATGTGCGCGGCGACCAGGGCGAGCAGCAGGCCCGGGATGAGCAGGATGTGCATCGCGTAGAACCGCGGGATGATCGCGTCGCCCGGGAACTCGCCGCCGAACAGGAAGAACGACATGTACGTGCCGACCACCGGGGTGGCCTTCATGAAGCCGTCCGCGGCCCGGACGCCGGTGCCCGAGAGCAGGTCGTCGGGGAGCGAGTAGCCGGTGAAGCCCTCGATCGTGCCCAGCAGCAGGAGCAGGCAGCCGATGATCCAGTTGACCTCGCGCGGCTTGCGGAAGGCGCCGGTCAGGTAGACCCGGAGCATGTGGATCATCATCGAGGCGATGAAGATCATCGCGGCCCAGTGGTGCATCTGCCGCATGAGCAGACCGCCGCGCACGTCGAACGAGATGTCGAGCGTGGAGGCCATCGCCGAGGACATGTGGACGCCGCGGAGCGGGTCGTAGGAGCCGTTGTACTGGATCTCGGTCATGCTCGGGTCGAACCAGAGCGTGAGGAAGACACCGGTCAGCAGCAGGACGACGAAGCTCCACAGAGCGATCTCGCCGAGCATGAAGGACCAGTGGTCCGGGAAGACCTTGCGGATGTTCTTCTTGAGCGCGCTGCCGAGGCCGAGGCGCTCGTCGGCCCAGTTGGCGATCGCACCGGCGCGCTGAGCGCCCTTGGTGGTCGCAGGGGTCGAGCCGTTGGTCGTGGCGACCTTGCTCACATCAACGCTCATAGTAGTCACGCTCCCAGAAGCTCGGGCCGACCGGTTCGTCGAAGTCGTGCTGCGCGACGAGGTAGCCCTCGTCGTCCACCGCGATCGCGAGCTGCGGCAGCGGACGCCCGGCGGGGCCGAACACGACGCGGCCGGAGTCGGCCAGGTCGAAGGTGGACTGGTGGCACGGGCACAGCAGGTGGTGCGTCGTGCGCTCGTTCAGGGAGATCGGGCAACCGACGTGGGTGCAGATCTTGGAGTAGGCGACGATGCCGTCGACCGTCCAGTTCTCGCGGCTGCTGCCGTCGGCGGCCTTGCCCGGCTTGATGTCGCCCGGGTTCATCCGGAGCAGGATCAGCGAGGCCTTCGACTTGTGGATCTGCAGGTTGACGCCCTCGACCTCGGAGGGGTCGAGGCCGTAGCGCTCGGGGTTGTGCAGCGCGTCGGGCTGGCAGTTGACCAGGTCGCCGATCTCGAGGTCGGAGGCCAGGATCGGGGTCCAGATGCCGTCGCGGACGATGCGCATCGGAGCCTGCTTGGTGCCGTCGCCCCAGATCGTGTGGTACAGCTTCTTGCCCGGCAGGGGACCGAGGTCGCGCAGCAGCACGACCGCCGGCAGACCGAGCAGGCCGACCGCGCCCAGCAGGGAGTTGCGGATCAGCGGACGGCGGCCGATGCCGGACTCGTTGAGCCCGTCGGTCAGCGCCTGGACGGCGACCTCGCGGTCCTCCTCGGGGGAGGCCGCGGCGTGCCGCATCTCGACCAGCTCGTGGTCGGCCATGAGCTTGCGGGCCCAGTGGATGATGCCGACGCCGATGAACATCAGGGCCAGGCCCAGGGTCAGGCCGAGCGCCATGGTCGAGGCGCCGAAGCCGCCGATGACGGTCCAGTTGTCACCGATGTCGAAGGTGAAGTAGGCGACCAGGAAGGCCAGTGTGCTGAGCGCGGAGAGGCCGAAGAGGATGGCCACCTGGCGCTCGGCCCGCTTCTCCTTGGCGGGGTCGACGTCCGTCGGCCGCCACTGGTGCTCCGGGAGCCCCGGGTCGGCGATCGGCCCCGTGGGCACGATCTCGCCGCCCTGGGGGGAGTGGGTGTCGTGTGCGTCGGTCACGCTGCCGCCTCGTCCTTCTTCTTGCTCGAGCGGGTGGTGTGGGCCGCGATCCAGACGGCGAAGCCGACCAGGATGCCGAGGCCGCCGATCCAGGCGATGATGCCCTCGCTCACCGGGCCGAGGCTGCCCAGCGTGAAGCCGCTGTAGCTCGGGTTCTCGTCCAGCTTGTTGAGGTAGGCGATGACGGCCTTCTTGTCCTCGGGCGGGATGTTGCCGTCGGAGAAGGTGTCCATCGACTGCGGACCGGTCAGCATCGCCTCGTAGATGTGCTTGGAGTCGACGCCGCGGATCTTGGGCGCGAAGCCGCCGCGCGGCATGGCGCCACCGGAGCCCTCGAAGTTGTGGCACGCCGTGCAGTTGGCGAGGAAGATCTGGCCGCCGCGCGAGACGAGCTCGTCGACGTCCTTCTGGCTCATGCCCTCGGTGGAGTAGAGCTCCTTGTCCGGGATCTGCGGGCCGGTGCCGAGCGAGCCGACGTACGCCGAGAGGGCGGCGATCTCGTCCTTGGTGTAGACGACCTCCTTGCGCGGCGCCTGGGCGCCGGGCTGGGCCATCGGCATCCGGCCGGTGCCGACCTGGAAGTCGACCGCGGCGGAGCCGACGTCGGTCAGCGCGGGGCCGTACTGCGAGCCGCCCTGGGTCAGGACGCCCTCGCCGCTCTGCCCGTGGCAGAAGGCGCAGCCGACCAGGAAGAGCTCGCGCCCCTCCTTGACCAGCTCGTCCTGGCTCTGGCTCGAGTCGGCCTGGGCCGGCGCGAAGGCGGCGTAGAGGCCGCCAGTCAGCAGCAGGCCGCAGACCAGCACCATCAGGCCGGCGAGCGGGCCGCGACGGTGCCGGGAGAGGCGACCGGCGGAGCGGTTCAGAAGACGCACAATCAGTCCTTGAGAGTCCGGGTCGGGGCGGGGGTCACTTGATGAGGTAGATCGTGGCGAACAGCCCGATCCACACCACGTCGACGAAGTGCCAGTAGTAGGAGACGACGATCGCGCTGACCGCCTGCTCATGGGTGAACCGCTTGGCGACATAGGTGCGGCCCAGGACGAAGAGGAACGCGATGAGTCCGCCGGTCACGTGGATGCCGTGGAAGCCGGTCGTCAGGTAGAACATCGTGCCGTAGGCGTCGTTCGGGATCGTGACGCCCTCGTGGATCAGCTCGGCGTACTCGAGCGCCTGGCCGCCGACGAAGATGGCCCCCATCACGTAGGTGAGGATGAACCACTCGCGCAGGCCCCACTTGCCCACCTGGAGCAGCGAGCCGGCCCGGCTGACCTGGCCGCGCTCGGCGGCGAAGACGCCCAGCTGGCAGGTGAACGACGAGAGCACCAGGATCGTGGTGTTGATCGAGGCGAACGGGACGTTCAGCAGCTCGGTGTTCTGCGACCACATCTCGGGCGAGACCGAGCGGATCGTGAAGTACGACGCGAAGAGCGCCGCGAAGAACATGAGCTCGCTGGACAGCCAGATGATGGTTCCGACCGCCACCATGCTGGGTCGGTCGTGCTGGCCGTGAAGGCGCGAGGCAGGAAGAGATGCCGAAGCTGAGATCGCCACGGGCGCCATTATGGCGGTTCGCGTCGGCGACGGCACCCCGACCCCCTGTTCTGGCGCGTTGCCAGGCGCGTCCTACGCTCGAACAGGTCTCCAACGAGAGGTAGCACGCCCATGCAAGCCGGGCTGGCGGTCGCCGCCGGGAGCGTCCAGGACCTCCCGCCCTTCGGCGCGGGCACGTTCTGGACCCAGTGGGGCCTGGAACCGGTTCCCCTGGTGCTCACGGTGTGGGGTGCGGGCCTCTACCTGGTCGGCGTGGCCGCGCTGCACCGGCGCGGGGACGCCTGGCCGGCCGGGCGCACGATCGCGTGGCTGACCGGGATGCTCGCCTTCTACGTCGCGACCTCGTCGGGGCTGGCGGCGTACGACACGGTGCTGGTGAGCGTGCACATGGTCCAGCACATGGTGCTGTCGATGATCGTGCCGCTCTCCCTGGCCCTCGGCGCGCCGGTGACGCTCGCGCTGCGCACCCTGCCGCGCACGCCGCGCGGGTGGCTGCTCGCCGTGCTGCACTCCCGGGTCGCCCGGGTGCTCGGCTTCCCGCCGCTGGCCTTCGCGCTCTACGTGCTCTCGCCGTGGGCGCTCTACTTCTCCGGCTGGTACGACGCCTCGCTGCGGTCGACGTACGTGCACGAGATGATGCACGTGCACCTGGTGCTGGTCGGCGCGCTGTTCTTCTGGCCGATCGTGGGGGTGGACCCCCTGCCCGGGCGCGTCGCGCACCCGTTCCGGGTGCTGCTGACGGTGCTGACGCTGCCGTTCCACGCCTTCTTGGGGGTGACGATCATGGGGCAGGCCACGCTGCTCGGCGGCGACTGGTACCCCTCGCTCCACGACGGCCCTCTCGGCGCCTGGCTGCCCGACCCTGCGGCCGACCAGCGGCTCGCCGGCGGCATCCTCTGGGGCGCCGGGGACCTGGTCGGCATCGTGTTCTTCGTGGTGCTGTTCGTGCAGTGGGTGCGCTCCTCGATCAAGGAGGCCGAGCGCGAGGACCGGCGCCTGGACCGCCTCGAACGGCTCGCCGCCCGCGAGGGGGCGCCCCCGGAGCGGCCCGCGTCCGAGTAGCATCGCG encodes the following:
- a CDS encoding cytochrome c oxidase subunit 4, with the protein product MKIEAWIFGVTTVFLVLVSPAYWFITDASDHGADWTGTSALVMTTLLCAMVTLYLGFHAQRMDARPEDRKDGEIADGAGELGFFPPYSWWPFWCALTLGLIVFSVAVLAWWLMIIGFVLGAVAVSGWVFEYYRGNYAH
- a CDS encoding L,D-transpeptidase, which translates into the protein MPFPAAPRRSRVLRAAAVLATVAVLAAACDGSGFSPTGGGGSDDKTTAAAATEAVLSTNVADKASGVPVDKVVKVSAEHGKITDVVVRSKAGKVSGRLVADGSRWVSTGGLEPGVRYRVRATAQNGDGKQVENISSFTTQALSLDQQTYPSVAPLQGETVGIGMPVIVTFDLPVTDKASFERHMKVATTPVQQGSWRWVSDTVAHWRPKAYWKAGTKVSVDIGINGVAAGGGIYGQEDRKVDFKVGDAHVYKVNAATHQMKVFSNGKLLRTLPITTGKPGFTTRSGVKVIMEKFATRRMNSETVGIPQGSAEAYDINDVRWAMRLTNSGEFIHAAPWSVGSQGRANVSHGCTGLSTDNASWLYDMTRRGDVVTYTGTDRPMEPDNGYGDWNIPWKDYVAGSALH
- a CDS encoding glycosyltransferase family 4 protein — its product is MRIAIAYDCLYPWTLGGGERQYRAFAEELAARGHTVTYLTRRQWDGAAPDLDGVRVRAVAGRAELYDDAGARRLGPALGYALALLTHLLRARHRYDVVLVSALPATNVPAARLALALTRSRALLVTDWLEVWPRERWRAYSGPVVGRLAWWVQRLAARLSPVATCHSALSARRLVASGLRSTPVVSPGLVFPGDPGAPRLGVPEGAGPGAVPQVVYVGRHIPDKHVEALPAALAHARTRLPDLTAAIYGDGPSRPAVLREIERCGLSAAVSAPGFVAREVLDAAVRGAAVLVNPSAREGYGLVVDEANAVGTPVVLVDGPDNAAVERVTEGVNGLVAASTDPVVLGEAIVGAVEGGADLRRSAHERYTEAARTGSIAATVDRILAVATGLGAPR
- a CDS encoding glycosyltransferase family 4 protein, giving the protein MRVAVELVYFTGRKGGTETYARRLFAALGALPDSGVELVGIAGRELRAAPPDWFPGEIVHLPVSGESRPQWAAGVALAVAPRARALRADLLHCPANFGPALHVLPTVVTVHDLLPLRHPEWVPGGRADAVRRLQRRTITVADRVIADSAATAADVVALGGRVTADVDVVPLGAPEPSGVAPPPVPRPFVLAGGNRMPHKNFDRLIEAWSLIPAGERPLLVVTGSHREDPLDAEVRRRGLAGDVDLRGWVDADELAGLYASASAYVFPTRFEGFGLPVLEAMAAGCPVLASELPVLREAGGAAMETFDPTSAPAIATAVRRLVADPARQEALRAAGRVRAAEFTWRRTAEATVASYRRTVAATAP
- a CDS encoding class I SAM-dependent methyltransferase, giving the protein MGYHEWHARPGYYRDVVRHFEPGSRILDIGCGTGWLSEDFPEYVGLDHTPAAVDAARERGVDVRLADLERPLPVPDASFDGVVLKDVLEHLLDPVGVVAEAFRVVRPGGRVFASSPDAQRWAWHDYTHRRPWTRTSMRRIFADQGFAVERVSYESVAPGTGIVSGWFPRKRRPRVLAVLTWLPGWRRNVWIVARRPLG
- a CDS encoding DUF2304 family protein — encoded protein: MIIRLFLLASILVGVVWLLRTRPSGSRLALTRMAGFAVAAGAAASVVAPGLVTDAAHLVGVREGPNLILYVLVVVFVFTTIVQGMRMRELERRLAQLARAQALADVDRERV
- a CDS encoding glycosyltransferase family 2 protein, which produces MSTPTAFDRTVVVVPTYNEGAMVGTVVSELREVFPHVVCVDDGSRDGSADAARAAGATVLRHPVNLGQGAALQTGFDYVLGRTTARHLVTFDADGQYLVEDAAAMVEVAVQSEVDIVLGSRNLGSTEGQPVARRVLMAAALRFSRSITGIRLTDTHNGLRVLNRHAAASMNLRQHGMAHASEIESRIVAASLSWREHPVTMRYSDYSRGKGQSNLNALNILYDLAAERLGATA
- the qcrB gene encoding cytochrome bc1 complex cytochrome b subunit produces the protein MSVDVSKVATTNGSTPATTKGAQRAGAIANWADERLGLGSALKKNIRKVFPDHWSFMLGEIALWSFVVLLLTGVFLTLWFDPSMTEIQYNGSYDPLRGVHMSSAMASTLDISFDVRGGLLMRQMHHWAAMIFIASMMIHMLRVYLTGAFRKPREVNWIIGCLLLLLGTIEGFTGYSLPDDLLSGTGVRAADGFMKATPVVGTYMSFFLFGGEFPGDAIIPRFYAMHILLIPGLLLALVAAHMLLLVYHKHTQWPGPGRTEQNVVGYPMLPVYAAKAGGFFFIVFGVTALMGGLFSINNVWKLGPYDPSKVTAGSQPDWYMGWPDGLLRIIPAWETHIWGVTVSWNVMIPILVMPPLMLMILMALPFIESWITGDKREHHLLQRPRNAPTRTAIMVALMTFYGLSWAAGGNDIIAIKMHLSINQITYFMRAAVFIGPVIAFIITRRWCISLQRHDEGKLLHGFESGVLVRSADGAYAEKHLPLPESEAYTLTARDDDPVPETVEEIEASGATGKDLRKRKLRAKLATLFFADNVQKPTAEELHEAQHHAEHELHELESQIAAGPNRHGPADH
- the qcrA gene encoding cytochrome bc1 complex Rieske iron-sulfur subunit; translated protein: MTDAHDTHSPQGGEIVPTGPIADPGLPEHQWRPTDVDPAKEKRAERQVAILFGLSALSTLAFLVAYFTFDIGDNWTVIGGFGASTMALGLTLGLALMFIGVGIIHWARKLMADHELVEMRHAAASPEEDREVAVQALTDGLNESGIGRRPLIRNSLLGAVGLLGLPAVVLLRDLGPLPGKKLYHTIWGDGTKQAPMRIVRDGIWTPILASDLEIGDLVNCQPDALHNPERYGLDPSEVEGVNLQIHKSKASLILLRMNPGDIKPGKAADGSSRENWTVDGIVAYSKICTHVGCPISLNERTTHHLLCPCHQSTFDLADSGRVVFGPAGRPLPQLAIAVDDEGYLVAQHDFDEPVGPSFWERDYYER